The segment GTTACCCTCCCTTAATCCCTCCCGTCAAGGGAGGGAAAATGTGTTTTTTAGTCGCCGAAGGCTTAATTTATTTAAGGAAGCTTGATTTTTGCGGTAAAAGTACCTGTTTCCAATACATTCCCAGTGCCTATGCCATATATCTGCAATACCACTTTAACGGCCTGCGGCAGGCGCCCTGCAGTATCACCGTTCGTACTGTCCCAGTCGTTTCTTACCCTTACCTCACTTACCCCGCTATTTTTATAGATATAGATAAATGAAAGATTAAAATAATCTATATTTGACGCAAGTTTATAAAATACCGCATCAGCGGGATTGAAACCGGTTACCGTTCCATAGATATAAGAGACGTCGTTATATTCTGCACGCATTAATTCGTCTGCATCATTTACATAATACGTAACGAGAGTCACAGGCGTAGATGAACCGTTCGGTGTAAGTGACAAAAAAGTAAGGATGCTGCTGTTATCACGGGGAGTTGGGGTTAGCCCTGCTGCTTCTGCTTTCGTAAACGATTTAAAATAATCTGTCGTATCCTTTAATGTTGCACCTTTTAAATCACGTGAAATGCCGTCCATAGCCATCCTTGCATACTGGTATTTCTCCAGTTTGTTTCTTGAGAAGGAAAATACCTTTCCCGATTGGTAGAACATGGTATAAGCAACACCCCACAGGATAGCCATGAGCGCTATCACGATCAACAACTCCAGTAAGGTAAAACCGTCCTGTTTTTTTCCCATAATATTACTGGTATTTTTATTGGTAATGCGAAGTATGGAGTGTATTGTAGAGACCAACAAGAGTGTTTGTCGTATAATAAGGAGCTGAATTTACTGTTTCATACTCATAAGGGTGTTGAATTTTCACACTATTTGCAGATCTGTTAACGCCTGTTATACGGTACCAGATGCGGTTCTGCGCATTACATATAAAATCATTGACTGAAATCTCATCAATGTTTGATACACCTGATATCGTGGTACTATTATACTCAAAATGAGCGGTGCCTGAATTTATCTTGTAATCTTTATAAATAGCGGTTTGTCGCCTGAACAGGTAAGACTCCAGTATGGATGTTGCAGTTCCTGGCGTATTTGTATCAACATCAACAGGTACGATGGCTACATTCCATCCATATTGGGGGTTGCCTGTTAAGGCAATACTGCCATTGTCGGGATAGAAATAACAGGCAGGTGTATCAGTTCCGGATAGTAACTGAATAACGTCACGAATACTGTAGTCAGGCCCTCCCGTATCTTCCGGCGGATACTTATAGAACAGATATGCATTCGGTATTTCTGCCGAAATGCCACTTATTGTTGTCCTGGCAATCTTGCCTGTAGTACGCACCCCTACCGGAAATAATGCCATCACGCCAAAGATACCAATCGCAAGGACAAAAATTGCCACGAGGACCTCGATTAAGGTAAATCCTTCTTTGTTTTCTTTCGAGCCATAAAACATAAGCATACACCATTAATTGGAAATGCCAGAAACGACAAACCTGTTATAGTACTCAAAGTATCAAACCGAACATGTTCTCAACTGATACCGGTCATTAGAGATTGCTTCGCTTACGCTCGTAATGACAGAAACGGTCTTATTTGGTGGACAATGCCCACCCTACATTGAAATTGTTTTTAAAATGAAGCACGCGAGGTTTACAAAGAACATGAAATAATATTTTTTAAAAAATCTTTTGACTATATCCTTCTTCGTGTTTTTTTCGCTTCGCACTACAATCCATCAACTTCTTGTTTTTTTGTGCTTATTTTTCAAAATGCATAATCGTAAGACATTAATTAGATAAGGTTTATGTATAGTTTTGAGCTTTGAGCTTTTATCATTTGAAATTGTTTCAAAATCCAAAAACCCAGACAGGGTTGAGAACCCTGTCTGGGTAATTACTAATAATAGGGATTACAATGGAAACGACACTAACATGTCCCCCCTCAAAACAAAAAAACCTTACTACGAAAATAATCTGTATATATTTCCGACAGTAAGGCTTTATCAATTTTGTTTATTTTTGTATACATTGTTCGGTAGTAAGGCTATCTCTCTAACCGTTACCTGTTTCCGGGCTTGAAAGATCCTTTCCTTTGCGTCCCCTGATCACTCAGGGTTTGCCTTTATCGTAACGTATTTTTTCAAACTTTTGCCTGTATACCATACACAATAGTCCCTGTCAACGAAAAATTACAAAATATTTATTCTTTCATTTGACAGGTGCTGCCAATAATCGTCCGGCTGGTCGTCCTGCCGGTCTTTGCATTTTTTACTGTAATGATAATATCCTGAGGAAAACTTACGTTTTGCGTAGCATGTAAAATACCGTGAGGTTCA is part of the Candidatus Jettenia sp. AMX2 genome and harbors:
- a CDS encoding prepilin-type N-terminal cleavage/methylation domain-containing protein; its protein translation is MGKKQDGFTLLELLIVIALMAILWGVAYTMFYQSGKVFSFSRNKLEKYQYARMAMDGISRDLKGATLKDTTDYFKSFTKAEAAGLTPTPRDNSSILTFLSLTPNGSSTPVTLVTYYVNDADELMRAEYNDVSYIYGTVTGFNPADAVFYKLASNIDYFNLSFIYIYKNSGVSEVRVRNDWDSTNGDTAGRLPQAVKVVLQIYGIGTGNVLETGTFTAKIKLP
- a CDS encoding prepilin-type N-terminal cleavage/methylation domain-containing protein, with protein sequence MFYGSKENKEGFTLIEVLVAIFVLAIGIFGVMALFPVGVRTTGKIARTTISGISAEIPNAYLFYKYPPEDTGGPDYSIRDVIQLLSGTDTPACYFYPDNGSIALTGNPQYGWNVAIVPVDVDTNTPGTATSILESYLFRRQTAIYKDYKINSGTAHFEYNSTTISGVSNIDEISVNDFICNAQNRIWYRITGVNRSANSVKIQHPYEYETVNSAPYYTTNTLVGLYNTLHTSHYQ